From a region of the Acidobacteriota bacterium genome:
- a CDS encoding 2-oxoacid:acceptor oxidoreductase subunit alpha, which translates to MRQDLVIGMAGAGGDGVIAAGEALIAAAAIDGYHARMTKSFGSQIRGGESSFRLRMSTAPVLSLGGALDVAVALNWDDFLRFGAELPVGGRTTVIYDSKTGVATSQIPLTGITPAEVVAVPIDQMARDLVGNDRAKNTVVLGLLSGWFGLPAAAILSGLKKRFAAKGEETVKRNEDAFNAGVKYAQEHPLAKGSTLAPVAKTTAKRLIADGNTMCGAAAIVAGCRFFGGYPITPSTEIMQFLTKELFKYGGTVLQAEDEIAGVGAAIGASFAGVKAMTATSGPGMSLKSEMLGLATIAELPLVCVNVQRGGPSTGIPTKSEQSDLFQAVFSAHGDVVRPVLAPVSVADIFGITIEAFNIAEAYQTPVIVLSDGDIGQRKETVDPFNVDAFPIVERDRPAPDELAAYTRFKLTESGVSPISEPGMAGGNYLASGIEHTQSGAPTAAGSVHAEMTAKRSRKLDPLKKRKDLFQEYGRAGAPLALVSWGSVAGIAQEALTLAEREGLRVKLLVPRLLYPVAEEIYRAFFKSVQGGLIVEQSYQGQLWRLLRMFVNVPDGVEPFARPSAVPISPEELVTRLKHIAVELQRGRMPEAAPVE; encoded by the coding sequence ATGAGACAGGACCTCGTTATCGGGATGGCGGGCGCGGGCGGAGACGGCGTCATCGCCGCGGGCGAAGCGCTCATCGCGGCCGCGGCCATCGACGGCTATCACGCGCGCATGACCAAGAGTTTTGGCTCGCAGATTCGCGGCGGTGAGTCGTCTTTCCGCCTCCGCATGTCGACGGCGCCGGTGCTGAGCCTTGGCGGCGCGCTCGACGTGGCGGTCGCGCTCAACTGGGACGACTTCCTGCGCTTCGGCGCGGAGCTGCCGGTCGGCGGCCGCACGACCGTGATCTATGACAGCAAGACCGGCGTGGCGACCAGCCAGATTCCGCTCACCGGCATTACGCCGGCCGAAGTGGTGGCCGTGCCGATCGACCAGATGGCGCGCGACCTGGTCGGCAACGACCGGGCGAAGAACACCGTCGTCCTGGGGCTGCTGTCGGGGTGGTTCGGGCTGCCCGCCGCGGCGATTCTCTCCGGGCTCAAGAAGCGCTTTGCGGCGAAGGGCGAAGAGACCGTCAAGCGCAACGAGGACGCGTTCAACGCGGGCGTGAAATACGCGCAGGAGCATCCGCTGGCCAAGGGATCGACGCTCGCGCCCGTCGCGAAGACGACCGCCAAGCGGCTCATCGCCGACGGCAACACGATGTGCGGCGCGGCGGCCATCGTGGCCGGCTGCAGGTTTTTCGGCGGCTACCCGATCACGCCATCGACCGAGATCATGCAGTTCCTCACCAAGGAGCTGTTCAAGTACGGCGGCACCGTGCTCCAGGCGGAAGACGAGATCGCGGGAGTGGGCGCGGCGATTGGTGCGTCGTTCGCCGGCGTGAAGGCCATGACCGCGACCTCCGGCCCAGGCATGTCGCTCAAGAGCGAGATGCTCGGCCTCGCGACGATCGCGGAGCTGCCGCTGGTCTGCGTCAACGTGCAGCGCGGCGGGCCGTCGACCGGCATCCCGACCAAGAGCGAGCAGTCGGACCTGTTCCAGGCCGTCTTCTCGGCGCACGGCGACGTGGTCCGCCCCGTGCTCGCCCCGGTCAGCGTGGCCGACATCTTCGGGATCACGATCGAGGCCTTCAACATCGCCGAGGCCTACCAGACGCCGGTCATCGTGCTCTCGGACGGTGACATCGGGCAGCGGAAGGAAACCGTCGATCCGTTCAACGTCGACGCGTTCCCGATCGTGGAGCGCGATCGGCCGGCGCCCGACGAACTGGCCGCGTACACGCGGTTCAAGCTGACCGAGTCGGGCGTGAGCCCGATCAGCGAGCCCGGCATGGCCGGAGGGAACTATCTCGCGTCGGGCATCGAGCACACGCAGTCGGGAGCGCCGACGGCGGCCGGGTCGGTGCACGCGGAGATGACGGCCAAGCGGTCGCGGAAGCTCGACCCGCTCAAGAAGCGGAAGGACCTGTTCCAGGAATACGGCCGGGCCGGCGCGCCGCTCGCGCTGGTGAGCTGGGGCAGCGTCGCCGGCATCGCGCAGGAAGCGCTGACGCTTGCCGAGCGTGAGGGGCTGCGCGTGAAGCTGCTCGTACCCAGGCTGCTCTACCCGGTGGCCGAGGAGATCTACCGCGCCTTCTTCAAGTCGGTGCAGGGCGGCCTCATCGTCGAGCAGTCGTACCAGGGACAGCTCTGGCGGCTGCTGCGGATGTTCGTCAACGTGCCGGACGGTGTCGAGCCGTTTGCCCGGCCGAGCGCCGTGCCCATCAGCCCCGAGGAGCTCGTCACGCGGCTGAAGCACATTGCGGTGGAACTGCAGCGCGGGAGAATGCCCGAAGCCGCGCCGGTGGAATAG
- a CDS encoding 2-oxoacid:ferredoxin oxidoreductase subunit beta: protein MQATLQAKDFKSDLKPIWCPGCGDFGVLSAIQRALAAIGRPPHEIAFVSGIGCSSRIPGYTTAYGFNTIHGRPLPIAQGIKLAKPELLVLAAGGDGDGFSIGGGHVAHVVRRNIDITYIVMDNQIYGLTKGQLSPTSPRGLKSVTSPYGSLEGPINPLLSVLAYGAGYVAQGTPADMAALAKLIEDGIRYPGFAFINVQSPCITYGSVDAQLKQQKAAMQDLRALGHDSSNKLGAYALAEEYGTKLYTGVFYRKPVAEPTMEGLAAERHAMLREKALPKSDILKLFAPA, encoded by the coding sequence ATGCAAGCGACCCTGCAAGCCAAGGACTTCAAGAGCGACCTCAAGCCGATCTGGTGCCCCGGGTGCGGCGACTTCGGCGTGCTGTCCGCCATCCAGCGCGCCCTGGCGGCGATCGGGCGGCCGCCGCACGAGATCGCCTTCGTGTCCGGCATCGGCTGTTCGAGCCGCATTCCCGGCTACACCACGGCGTACGGCTTCAACACCATCCACGGCCGGCCGCTCCCGATCGCGCAGGGGATCAAGCTGGCGAAGCCGGAGCTGCTCGTCCTTGCGGCCGGTGGCGACGGCGACGGGTTCTCGATCGGCGGCGGCCACGTCGCCCACGTCGTGCGCCGCAACATCGACATCACGTACATCGTGATGGACAACCAGATCTACGGGCTCACCAAGGGGCAGCTCTCGCCCACCTCGCCGCGCGGATTGAAGTCGGTGACCTCGCCGTACGGATCGCTCGAGGGGCCGATCAACCCGCTGCTCTCGGTGCTCGCGTACGGCGCGGGCTACGTCGCGCAGGGGACGCCCGCCGACATGGCGGCGCTCGCCAAGCTGATCGAGGACGGCATCAGGTATCCGGGATTCGCGTTCATCAACGTGCAGTCCCCCTGCATCACCTACGGCAGCGTCGACGCGCAGCTGAAGCAGCAGAAGGCCGCGATGCAGGACCTGAGGGCGCTCGGGCACGACTCGTCGAACAAGCTGGGCGCGTACGCGCTCGCCGAAGAGTACGGCACCAAGCTGTATACCGGCGTGTTCTACCGCAAGCCGGTCGCCGAGCCGACGATGGAGGGCCTGGCCGCCGAACGGCACGCCATGCTCCGGGAGAAGGCGCTCCCCAAGAGCGACATCCTCAAGCTGTTCGCCCCGGCGTAA
- a CDS encoding DUF302 domain-containing protein — MRKIDETSYGLKVEVPLPYEQAVERATAVLKDQGFGVLTTIDVKATLKAKLDRDFRKYTILGACNPPLASRAFDADLDVGLLLPCNVAVYEVAPDRSVVAAMAPAIMVRVAPDNSGLETVAAEADRRLRAALGAL, encoded by the coding sequence ATGCGCAAAATCGACGAAACCAGTTACGGCCTGAAAGTCGAAGTCCCCCTGCCGTACGAGCAGGCGGTCGAACGGGCGACCGCCGTGCTGAAAGATCAGGGCTTCGGCGTCCTGACGACCATCGATGTGAAGGCGACGCTCAAGGCGAAGCTCGATCGCGACTTCCGCAAGTACACGATCCTCGGCGCCTGCAACCCGCCGCTGGCCAGCCGTGCGTTCGACGCGGATCTCGACGTCGGCCTGCTGCTGCCGTGCAACGTGGCGGTCTACGAGGTTGCGCCCGACCGGAGCGTGGTGGCCGCGATGGCGCCGGCGATCATGGTTCGAGTCGCGCCGGACAACAGCGGCCTCGAGACGGTGGCCGCAGAGGCCGATCGCCGGCTGCGGGCCGCGCTTGGGGCGCTCTGA
- a CDS encoding efflux RND transporter periplasmic adaptor subunit: MKQATLIAVVAVLSAACGGGGGAREPARRAAVTVRIGAAEARDLAERIDVGGTVRARTVAVLTSRIVGQVREISARPGARVRAGALLAVLDGREMEANRDRADALLTAAAQGRTAAEADKAAAEAALTLAAATHARIARLRERRSATAQELDEAQAALSAAGARAAAAAAAVSAAGANLTGARAAAEAARISASYGRIVAPFTGIVTQRHVEAGAMTMPGTPVVTVEQDGGHQVEASMDEGRAARVNWSANPRIVYSAPNGDDVTVEGRVVERAAALDNAHTIVVKVALPAGESLRTGMFARVQFSGSARRTLAVPADALVQRGQLDAVFVVSDGQVRYRIVEIGREAGGFVEVRSGLGAGERVVRGAPPSLVDGTPVTTEGRQ, translated from the coding sequence ATGAAACAGGCAACCCTGATTGCAGTCGTGGCCGTCCTGAGCGCGGCGTGTGGCGGCGGGGGCGGGGCGCGCGAGCCGGCCAGGCGGGCGGCGGTGACGGTGCGCATCGGCGCCGCCGAGGCGAGGGATCTCGCCGAGCGAATCGACGTGGGGGGCACGGTGCGCGCGCGCACGGTCGCCGTGCTCACGAGCCGGATCGTCGGGCAGGTGCGCGAGATCAGCGCCCGGCCGGGCGCCCGCGTCCGCGCCGGCGCGCTGCTCGCCGTGCTCGACGGGCGCGAGATGGAGGCGAACCGCGACCGCGCCGACGCGCTCCTCACGGCTGCGGCGCAGGGACGCACCGCCGCCGAGGCCGACAAGGCCGCCGCGGAGGCGGCCCTGACGCTTGCCGCGGCGACCCACGCGCGCATCGCACGCCTGCGGGAGCGGAGGTCAGCGACGGCCCAGGAACTTGACGAGGCGCAGGCGGCGCTCAGCGCCGCCGGGGCGCGCGCCGCGGCGGCAGCGGCGGCCGTATCAGCCGCCGGCGCGAATCTCACAGGCGCCCGTGCCGCGGCCGAGGCCGCGCGCATCTCGGCCAGCTATGGCCGCATCGTCGCGCCGTTTACGGGAATCGTCACCCAGCGCCACGTCGAGGCGGGCGCGATGACCATGCCCGGAACGCCGGTCGTGACGGTTGAACAAGACGGCGGGCACCAGGTGGAGGCGAGCATGGACGAGGGTCGCGCAGCGCGCGTGAACTGGTCCGCGAACCCGCGCATCGTGTATTCGGCGCCAAACGGCGATGACGTGACCGTGGAGGGCAGAGTCGTCGAGCGGGCGGCGGCGCTGGACAACGCTCACACGATTGTCGTCAAGGTTGCGCTTCCCGCGGGCGAGTCGCTGCGCACGGGCATGTTCGCCCGCGTCCAGTTCAGCGGGAGCGCGCGCAGGACGCTGGCGGTCCCGGCCGACGCGCTCGTCCAGCGCGGCCAGTTGGACGCGGTGTTCGTCGTGTCAGACGGCCAGGTCCGCTACCGCATCGTCGAAATCGGCCGCGAGGCCGGCGGGTTCGTCGAAGTCCGGTCGGGCCTCGGTGCCGGAGAGCGGGTGGTCCGCGGCGCGCCCCCTTCGCTCGTCGACGGTACGCCCGTGACGACGGAGGGGCGCCAGTGA
- a CDS encoding sigma-70 family RNA polymerase sigma factor, whose product MTLSRNLHLDPATDDAALVAAVRKGDQAALEALLVRAQEIAYRFSRVICGAGAADAEDAMQDALVNVYRRASEIREPKAFRAWLYRTVKNACLIGRRRKVHEPGRLLSLDELTPGGEFPVPSGDRSPEQLAMDGRTRLRLRRALASLPPSFRTIVFLRDIEGLSTREVAQVMDISEDNVKTRLHRARLQLRKVLEDR is encoded by the coding sequence GTGACGCTTTCAAGGAACCTGCATCTTGATCCAGCGACCGACGACGCGGCGCTGGTCGCGGCGGTGCGGAAGGGAGATCAGGCCGCCCTCGAGGCGCTGCTGGTGCGCGCGCAGGAGATCGCCTATCGCTTCAGCCGGGTGATCTGCGGCGCGGGCGCGGCCGACGCGGAGGACGCCATGCAGGACGCCCTCGTGAACGTGTACCGGCGCGCGAGCGAAATCAGGGAACCGAAAGCGTTCCGCGCGTGGCTGTATCGCACCGTCAAGAACGCGTGCCTGATCGGGCGCCGGCGGAAGGTGCACGAGCCTGGGCGGTTGTTGTCGCTCGACGAGTTGACGCCGGGCGGCGAGTTCCCGGTCCCCTCCGGCGATCGATCGCCCGAGCAGCTCGCGATGGACGGCCGGACGCGCCTGCGGCTGCGGCGCGCGCTGGCGTCGCTCCCGCCCTCGTTCCGCACGATCGTGTTCCTGCGGGACATCGAAGGGCTATCGACCCGCGAAGTCGCGCAGGTCATGGACATCTCGGAAGATAACGTCAAGACGCGGCTGCATCGCGCGCGGCTGCAACTGAGGAAAGTGCTCGAGGATCGCTGA
- a CDS encoding ferrous iron transport protein A: MRAGESGVIVQVLPDPNGRSDRLCALGVTPGARVRVLQTFPGIVFECDETELAVERAVARVIMVAPPQTVGTRLTFRTDVSCA; this comes from the coding sequence ATGCGCGCCGGGGAGAGCGGCGTCATCGTGCAGGTGTTGCCGGATCCAAATGGACGATCGGACCGGCTCTGCGCCCTGGGCGTGACCCCCGGCGCGCGCGTCCGGGTCCTCCAGACGTTCCCCGGCATCGTCTTCGAGTGCGATGAAACGGAGCTGGCCGTCGAACGTGCGGTGGCCCGGGTCATCATGGTTGCGCCCCCCCAGACCGTCGGGACGAGGTTGACCTTCCGGACCGACGTCAGCTGCGCCTGA
- a CDS encoding DUF2892 domain-containing protein: MGVFFSRNEHSLDRMIRVIIGTALLSLAFVGPRTPFGYLGIIPLATGLTGNCPLYSLFGFSTCPTKVR; this comes from the coding sequence ATGGGCGTTTTCTTCTCTCGGAACGAGCATTCGCTCGACCGGATGATTCGCGTGATTATCGGCACCGCGCTGCTCTCGCTCGCGTTCGTGGGGCCCCGGACGCCGTTCGGGTACCTGGGAATCATTCCCCTCGCCACGGGCCTCACCGGCAACTGTCCGCTGTACTCCCTGTTCGGCTTCTCGACCTGTCCGACGAAGGTGCGTTGA
- a CDS encoding zf-HC2 domain-containing protein, protein MAPDRHAEDDCRALLLRMARGIEGDLSPAERRALAKHLAGCRRCGEFSKSLQRTIALCREAGAPAMSARARARARAAARGVIKVRGKR, encoded by the coding sequence GTGGCGCCAGACCGACATGCCGAGGACGACTGCCGCGCCTTGCTCCTGCGAATGGCACGGGGGATCGAGGGAGATTTGTCTCCGGCGGAACGGCGGGCGCTCGCGAAGCACCTCGCCGGCTGCAGGCGGTGCGGCGAGTTCTCGAAGAGCCTTCAGCGAACCATCGCGCTCTGCCGCGAGGCGGGCGCGCCGGCGATGAGCGCGCGGGCACGCGCGCGAGCGCGCGCGGCCGCGCGAGGGGTGATCAAGGTAAGAGGCAAAAGGTAA
- a CDS encoding zf-HC2 domain-containing protein — protein sequence MMPEECNVAGLYCSDVLARLSRYVDGELARDETAQVNAHLAGCEWCERFGGRFSATVVELRRRLHEPAPLPRDVASRLRDRLKPR from the coding sequence ATGATGCCCGAAGAATGCAACGTCGCCGGCCTGTACTGCTCGGACGTGCTCGCCCGCCTGAGCCGGTACGTGGACGGAGAGCTCGCACGCGACGAAACGGCGCAGGTCAACGCGCACCTGGCGGGATGCGAGTGGTGTGAGCGGTTCGGCGGGCGCTTCAGCGCGACGGTCGTCGAGCTGCGGCGCAGGCTGCACGAGCCGGCGCCGCTGCCGCGCGATGTCGCGTCCAGACTTCGAGATCGCCTGAAGCCCCGGTAA
- a CDS encoding ferrous iron transporter B, which produces MQPLITLRARPLRIALVGNPNVGKSVVFGRLTGRYATVSNYPGTTVSVMRGRAMVGAEVCDLIDTPGVNALEGDISEDELITRRIVENGEADLLVQIADARNLRRALMLTWQLARLDKPMVLVLNLVDEARARGIDVQADALSRELGIPVVETVAVEGRGFDELRAALAQAQVPAIPAATTHTTWAHDMAERHRQTRRHTVGRWQEAFARAVRQPLTGIPILIAVLYVTYLFVGVFGAQTLVELLEEQVFGAWINPAAVNLAQYLPWAPVRDFFVGDYGLITMGLTYAFGIVLPVVTTFFLIFGFLEDSGYIPRLAIFCDRIFRAMGLNGKAVLPMVLGLGCDTMATMTTRILGTPKERLIAILLLALGVPCSAQLATILGILGGISFFALGTLFGIVLLQMVVVGWLAARVLPGDRSEFILELPPIRLPRARNLLTKTVLRIRWYLGEAVPLFLIGTVLLFVLDRAHALVALARAAEPVVTGWLGLPARAAEVFIMGFLRRDYGAAGLFAMVSDGALTATQSVVALTVMTLFVPCVANLLMIVKERGPRVALAILTFVTVVAVSTGAVLNYVLGALHVAF; this is translated from the coding sequence GTGCAGCCCTTGATTACGCTGCGCGCCAGGCCACTGCGCATCGCCCTGGTCGGCAACCCGAACGTCGGCAAGAGCGTCGTGTTCGGGCGCCTGACCGGGCGCTACGCCACCGTCTCGAACTATCCAGGAACCACCGTGTCGGTCATGCGCGGGCGCGCCATGGTCGGGGCGGAAGTCTGCGATCTCATCGACACGCCGGGCGTGAATGCCCTCGAGGGGGACATCAGCGAAGACGAGCTGATCACGCGCCGCATCGTCGAAAACGGCGAGGCGGATCTGCTCGTGCAGATCGCCGACGCGCGCAACCTGCGCCGCGCGCTGATGCTCACCTGGCAGCTCGCGCGCCTCGACAAGCCGATGGTCCTCGTGCTGAACCTCGTGGACGAGGCGCGCGCCCGCGGCATCGACGTGCAGGCCGACGCCCTGTCGCGCGAGCTGGGCATTCCGGTCGTGGAGACCGTCGCCGTCGAGGGGCGCGGTTTCGACGAGCTGCGCGCCGCCCTCGCACAGGCCCAGGTTCCCGCAATCCCCGCCGCAACCACGCACACCACCTGGGCGCACGACATGGCGGAGCGCCACCGCCAAACGCGGCGACACACGGTCGGGCGGTGGCAGGAGGCGTTCGCGCGCGCGGTCCGCCAGCCGCTCACGGGGATCCCGATCCTGATCGCCGTGCTGTACGTCACCTACCTGTTTGTCGGCGTGTTCGGCGCCCAAACTCTCGTGGAACTGCTCGAGGAACAGGTCTTCGGCGCGTGGATTAATCCCGCCGCCGTCAACCTCGCGCAGTACCTTCCCTGGGCGCCCGTGCGCGATTTCTTCGTCGGCGACTACGGCCTGATCACGATGGGCCTGACCTACGCCTTCGGGATCGTGCTGCCGGTGGTCACCACCTTCTTCCTGATTTTCGGATTCCTCGAAGACAGCGGCTACATCCCGCGCCTGGCGATCTTCTGCGACCGAATCTTCCGCGCCATGGGCCTGAACGGCAAGGCCGTGCTGCCGATGGTGCTGGGTCTCGGCTGCGACACGATGGCGACCATGACGACGCGGATTCTGGGAACGCCGAAGGAGCGCCTCATCGCGATCCTGCTGCTGGCGCTCGGCGTCCCGTGCTCGGCGCAGCTGGCCACGATCCTGGGGATCCTCGGCGGCATTTCGTTCTTCGCGCTGGGCACGCTGTTCGGGATCGTCCTGCTGCAGATGGTCGTCGTGGGATGGCTTGCCGCGCGCGTGTTGCCCGGCGATCGCTCGGAGTTCATCCTCGAGCTGCCGCCGATCCGCCTCCCGCGGGCGCGCAACCTGCTGACGAAGACCGTCCTCCGCATCCGGTGGTATCTCGGCGAAGCGGTGCCGCTGTTCCTGATAGGGACCGTGCTGCTGTTTGTCCTCGATCGCGCGCACGCGCTCGTCGCCCTCGCGCGGGCCGCCGAGCCCGTCGTCACCGGATGGCTGGGCCTGCCGGCGCGCGCCGCCGAGGTGTTCATCATGGGGTTCCTGCGGCGAGACTACGGCGCCGCGGGATTGTTCGCGATGGTGAGCGACGGCGCGCTCACCGCCACGCAGTCTGTCGTCGCCCTGACGGTGATGACGCTCTTCGTGCCCTGCGTCGCGAACCTGCTGATGATCGTCAAGGAACGCGGGCCACGAGTCGCGCTCGCCATCCTCACGTTCGTGACCGTGGTGGCCGTCAGCACGGGCGCCGTGCTCAATTACGTTCTGGGGGCCCTGCATGTCGCCTTCTAG
- a CDS encoding sigma-70 family RNA polymerase sigma factor has translation MSDPADAGLLVRASRGDHAAFEELVRRHEAAVYRFALAIARSQADAEDAMQEAFVAAYQHASTYRAEASVRTWLLTMARNAVWRQRRRLACDVVDEALDDVDEWRIAEAAGWGQISPEQAAISAAERERLHAALNALPTAEREVLVLRELEELSGEDTARVLGLSLAAMKSRLHRARLRLAAALRAEGPITT, from the coding sequence TTGAGCGATCCCGCGGATGCCGGCCTGCTCGTGCGAGCCAGCCGAGGCGATCACGCCGCCTTCGAGGAACTGGTGCGCCGCCACGAGGCGGCCGTCTACCGCTTTGCCCTGGCGATCGCCCGCAGCCAGGCCGACGCCGAAGATGCGATGCAGGAGGCGTTCGTTGCCGCGTACCAGCACGCCTCCACGTACCGCGCCGAGGCGTCCGTGCGCACCTGGCTGCTGACGATGGCGCGCAATGCCGTCTGGCGCCAGCGGCGGCGCCTGGCCTGCGACGTGGTCGACGAGGCGCTCGACGATGTCGACGAGTGGCGGATCGCCGAGGCGGCGGGGTGGGGACAGATCAGCCCCGAGCAGGCGGCGATTTCGGCGGCGGAACGCGAGCGCCTCCATGCGGCGTTGAATGCGCTGCCCACGGCGGAACGCGAGGTGCTCGTACTGCGCGAGCTCGAGGAACTGAGCGGCGAGGACACCGCGCGCGTGCTCGGGTTGAGTCTCGCCGCGATGAAGAGCCGCCTCCACAGGGCGCGGCTCCGGCTCGCGGCCGCGCTGCGGGCGGAAGGACCGATCACGACATGA
- a CDS encoding universal stress protein, with translation MTPAYPPKRILVPVDFGEASARAVAVADALAREFGAQLEAVHVEALTAPPYFTMDQVKMLEAQRTNARAAAERYLAAFLQKHGAHGARVTVADGSPAEVILQRASDADLIVMGTNDKSIAARLWMGSVAERVHRQAAVPVLIVRASESRSAAEHVAWLRHEAALRVNKREEE, from the coding sequence ATGACGCCGGCGTATCCCCCGAAACGAATCCTGGTGCCGGTTGATTTCGGCGAAGCGTCGGCGCGCGCCGTCGCGGTGGCCGACGCGCTGGCGCGCGAGTTCGGCGCCCAGCTCGAGGCCGTTCATGTGGAGGCGCTCACCGCGCCGCCGTACTTCACCATGGACCAGGTGAAGATGCTCGAAGCGCAACGCACCAACGCGCGAGCGGCGGCGGAGCGATACCTGGCGGCTTTCCTCCAGAAGCACGGCGCGCACGGGGCGCGTGTCACCGTTGCGGACGGCTCGCCTGCGGAGGTGATCCTGCAGCGCGCGTCCGACGCCGACCTGATCGTGATGGGCACGAACGACAAGAGCATCGCCGCGCGGCTCTGGATGGGGTCCGTCGCCGAGCGGGTCCATCGGCAGGCGGCGGTGCCCGTGCTGATCGTCCGCGCGTCGGAATCCCGCTCCGCGGCGGAGCACGTGGCCTGGCTGCGTCACGAAGCGGCGTTACGCGTCAACAAACGGGAGGAGGAGTGA
- a CDS encoding TolC family protein, whose protein sequence is MRFRTVGILIILTLFSADVRGQERLTLADAVARTVDQHPALRGAQAGERAAGAAVDEARAGWFPRVDYVESWQRSDQPVFVFGSLLAQSRFGPGNFAIDALNHPDAVSNVRGTVTAQHNLLDPARPARMSAAKAGQETAALATASLRRDLALATARAYGGMLVAEAARRAAESAVTAAGEDRARAERRRDAGLATDADVLVFQVHAAAMKARLAQASGEESVARAALNDLIGAPLDTTFALEELASPTVPPASAAIADLEREALANREQVKQAGLQVRAAAATRDIARAAFLPTVGLQAGLEFDGEGFTGRQRWWMAGLEVRWNLFNGFGDRARLAAAQAGAVRAEAERERLEDAIRLDVRSAVARLTAARAREETGRSAVEQAREAQRIIRERYEAGMAGVSDLLRAANALLDAELQQRAATVDLFLSERTLEWAVGR, encoded by the coding sequence ATGCGTTTTCGGACTGTTGGCATTCTCATCATTCTGACACTGTTCAGCGCCGACGTGCGGGGCCAGGAGCGCCTGACCCTGGCGGACGCGGTGGCTCGGACCGTCGACCAGCACCCGGCGCTCAGGGGAGCCCAGGCGGGGGAGCGCGCGGCAGGGGCGGCCGTGGACGAGGCCCGCGCGGGCTGGTTCCCACGCGTCGATTACGTCGAAAGCTGGCAGCGCAGCGACCAGCCGGTCTTCGTGTTCGGCTCGCTGCTCGCGCAGTCCCGTTTCGGGCCCGGCAACTTCGCCATCGACGCGCTGAACCACCCCGATGCGGTCAGCAACGTGCGCGGCACGGTGACCGCGCAGCACAACCTCCTTGATCCGGCGCGCCCTGCGCGCATGAGCGCCGCCAAAGCGGGGCAGGAGACGGCGGCGCTGGCCACCGCCTCGCTGCGCCGCGACCTGGCGCTCGCGACCGCACGCGCCTACGGCGGCATGCTGGTCGCCGAAGCGGCCCGCCGCGCCGCCGAATCCGCGGTGACGGCGGCCGGCGAAGACCGCGCTCGCGCCGAACGGAGGCGCGACGCGGGGCTGGCGACCGATGCCGACGTGCTCGTGTTCCAGGTGCACGCCGCCGCGATGAAGGCGCGGCTCGCGCAGGCGTCCGGCGAGGAGAGCGTCGCCCGCGCCGCGCTGAACGATTTGATCGGGGCGCCGCTCGACACGACATTCGCGCTCGAGGAACTCGCGTCGCCAACCGTCCCTCCCGCATCCGCAGCGATCGCGGACCTCGAGCGCGAAGCCCTTGCCAACCGTGAACAGGTGAAGCAGGCCGGCCTGCAGGTGCGCGCCGCCGCGGCCACCCGCGACATTGCACGCGCCGCGTTTCTTCCCACCGTCGGCCTGCAGGCCGGTCTCGAGTTCGACGGTGAGGGGTTTACCGGACGGCAGCGGTGGTGGATGGCCGGCCTCGAGGTCCGCTGGAATCTCTTCAACGGGTTTGGTGACCGCGCTCGGCTGGCGGCAGCCCAGGCCGGCGCGGTCCGGGCCGAAGCGGAGCGGGAACGTCTCGAAGATGCCATTCGCCTGGACGTGCGGTCAGCCGTGGCGCGATTGACCGCGGCGCGCGCGCGCGAGGAGACCGGGCGCTCGGCGGTCGAGCAGGCGCGCGAAGCCCAGCGCATCATCCGCGAACGGTACGAGGCAGGCATGGCCGGCGTGAGCGATCTCCTGCGTGCGGCCAACGCGCTGCTCGACGCGGAGCTCCAACAACGCGCGGCCACGGTCGATCTTTTTCTGAGCGAGCGGACGCTCGAGTGGGCAGTGGGACGGTGA
- a CDS encoding DUF2892 domain-containing protein, whose protein sequence is MMVERYLRLIAGLFVTASVLLGMYVHPGFYWFTVFVGLNLFQSGLTDWCPMMVILRKACAKSTKPVTA, encoded by the coding sequence GTGATGGTGGAGCGTTATCTGAGACTCATCGCCGGCCTGTTCGTCACGGCGAGCGTGCTCCTCGGGATGTACGTGCATCCCGGGTTCTATTGGTTTACGGTGTTTGTCGGGCTCAACCTGTTCCAGTCGGGGCTGACCGACTGGTGCCCGATGATGGTGATCCTGAGGAAAGCATGCGCAAAATCGACGAAACCAGTTACGGCCTGA